The genome window GGCTGGGACGCCTGCTCGGGCTTCGGCAGCCCCGGCGGCCAGGCGCTGCTGGACGGGCTGCGCAAGCTGGGCACGACGGCGGCGCAGGCGCGCATCCCCGGTCCGGCCACGGGCACGGAGCCCAGCGGGGCAGTGATCTGACGCACCGTCAATTCACCTTCAGGCGAGGTAGCCGCCGTCGATGTTCAGCGTGGTGCCGGTGATGAAGGAGGCGGTCGGGCCGGCCAGGAAGACGATGCCGGCGGCGATCTCCTCCGGTCGGCCGTACCGCCCGAGCGCGCTGAGCGCCCGCTGGGCGTCCGAACCCGGGCCGTCCTCCGGGTTCATGTCGGTGGCGACCGAACCGGACTGCACCACGTTGACGGTGATCCGACGGTGCGCCAGGTCGAGCGCGGCGGCCTTGCTGAAGGCGACGATCGCCGCCTTGGTCGCCGCGTAGTCCGCCATGCCCGGGCGGGTGGGGCGACTGGCGAGGTTGGAGCCGACCGTGACGATCCGCCCGTCCTCGGCCAGCACGGTGGCCGCGGCCCGGATCGCCGCCGTCACGCCGCCGACGTTGATCGCCAACTGCCGCTCCAGCGCGGCGCCGTCCGCCTCCGGGTCGTCGACCGTGCCGCCGGCGAACACGCCCGCGTTGTTGACCAGCACGTCCAGCCGCCCGAAGTCCGCCGCCGCGGTGGTCACCAGCCGCGCGACCTGCTCGGCGTCCGCCTGGTCGGCCTGGTAGGCCTGCGCCCGCACTCCGAGCGCCACCAGCTCCTCGACCACCGCCAGGGCCTTCTCCGCCGAGGCGACGTAACTGATCGCCACGTCGGCGCCGGCCTCGGCCAGGCTGCGCGCCGTGGCCGCCCCGATCCCTCGCGAACCGCCCGTGACCAGGGCGACCTTGCCCTGCAACGGCTTCGCCCCCAGCTGCGCCACAGCCGCCCGTGCCATGAGAGCCCCCTCCGGTTCGAATTCTGTACCGCTCGGTACGCAAGCAGGACGGTAGCATATCGATCGGTACAGAATCACAGGGACGGAGGCGTGCCCCGATGACCGGTCGACCGCGCGGGTTCGACAAGGACGAGAAGCTGGACCGCGCGATGCGGGTGTTCTGGCGGCACGGCTACGAGGGCACCTCGATGGCCGACCTGACGGCCGCGATGGGCATCAACCGGCCCAGCCTGTACGCCGCTTACGGCAACAAGGAGGCGCTGTTCCGGCAGTGCCTGGACCGCTACCGCGAGGGCCCCGCCGGCCATGTCCGCACCGCCTTGGCGCAGCCGACGGCCCGCGCCGCCGCCGAGCACCTGCTGCACGGCGTCATCGCCGTCGTCACCGGCGGGGAGGGGCCCGGCTGCCTGCTGATCCAGGGCGCACTGACCACCAGCGCCGAGGCCGAGCCGGTGCGCGCCGACGCCGTGGCGCGGCGGCTGGCCGGCGAGGCCGATCTGTGCGAGCGGTTCGAACGGGCGAAGGAAGAAGGCGAGTTCGCGCCCGAGACCGATGTGGCCGACCTCGCCGAGTACCTCTACACGGTCTCCTACGGCCTCGCGGTGCGGGCCGCCGGCGGCGCCACCCGCGAGGAGCTGCGGCGCACGGTCGATCTCGCGCTGCGCGCTTGGCCGAGCCGGTAGGCGGGCACGCTGGGGGCCGTGACTGACGACATCATCGCGGCACTGTTCGTCCTCGTCGTCGCGGGGACGGCGCTGCACGTGCTGCAGTTCGTCCGGCTGCGGCGACTGCTGGCCCGACCGACGGTGACAGCGGAGCAGGTGCTGGCGATCGTGCCCTCCCGCCTGCTGACCGCGACCCTGATCGGGAGCGTGCTGGGCCCCGAGGCCGCACTCTCGGTGGGCAGGCACAGCACCCACTCGACGGTCGCGCGGACCGCCCTGGCCGTGCTCGGCGCCGCGCTCCTCGCCTTCGTCATCTGGCAACTGAGGTCGCCGGGGCCGGGGTTCCCGAGCTCGCACGCGCTGAACCCTGCCGAGACCGTCCAGTTGATCGAGTCCGGGGCGCTGGTGCTGCTGATCCGCACCAAGCGCCGCACCCTCATGGCGGTCCACCGCCGGTCCCTACGGCTCTCCCACGCCGACCCGGACGCCTGGGCCCGCTACCAGCAGGTGGCGAGGACCCGGCCAGGGGCGCAGGTCGAGCCGTGGATGATCCACCTACCGGCGAGTTGATCGATTCTCGGGTCAGGGCTTGACTGTACGTCAGTTCTTGTGCGGCATCAGGACCGCCATCAGCAGGCGGCTGGAGAGCTCGTTCGGGCCGTCGTTCCCGGTGGTGTTGGAGAGCGAGAAGACGCCCCGCATGGTCAGGTCGCGGGTGGCGAACATGCCGTTGGCGTAGCCGAGGTCGTGGCCGGTCTTGCCCCAGAGCAGCTGGCCGCCGGGCAGCGGGGTGGCCATCAGGCCGGCGCCGAAGCAGGCCGGGCCCGGCTTGCCGTTGACCGCGCACTCGAAGGTGCCCGCGTACGGGACCACCTTGCCGTCGTCGCCCTTCGGGAAGGTGAACATCTCGTCCAACTGCGCGGCCGGGAGCAGCTTCCCCTTGAACAGCGCGGTGATGAAGTGGTCCAGGTCGGCCGGGGTGGAGATCATGTTGGAGGGGTCGCCGCCCTGCTCGCTGACGTCCACGTTCACACCCTGACTGTTCGTCAGGTAGCCGTGCAGGTAAGGGCGCGGCATCGCGAGGTGGTCCTCGGGCACCGAGGTCTGGTCCAGGTGCAGGGGCTGGAGGATCCGCTCCGACACCTCGTCCCGGAACGAGTGGCCGGTGACCTGCTCGATCAGCTTGCCGGCGATCCGGTAGCCGAGCGAGTTGTACTCCTGCTCGGTGCCGGGCGCGAAGTGCGGGCCCGGCCAAGGGCGGTGGGCGGGGCGCAGGGTCTGCTGGATGATCTGGTCGAAGGTGCGGTAGTCGGCGCGGTCCGCGATCAGCTGGTCGTTGCTCTGCGCCGGGGCGCCCTCGTCCACGTCCGGCAACCCGCTGGTGTGGTTGAGCAGTTCGCGGACGGTGATCGGCTGGAAGTCGTCCGGCAGCAGCCCGGGCAGGTAGTACTGCACCGTCTGGTCGAGGTCGATCCGCCCCTCCGCTGCGAGTTGCAGCACCACCGTGGCCTCGAACGCCTTGGAGATGCTGCCGATGTGGAAGTGCGCGTTCGCGGGGATCTGCCGCCCCGTCACCTGGTCGGTGCTCGACCCGCGCCAGAGCCGGCCGCCCGGCTCCCCGACCCGGGCGATCACGCCGGCCACGCCGTCGCCCGGCTGCGGCTGGATGGCGGCCTGCAGGGCGGCCGGGTCGAGCGGCGGGAGTTGGCCGGCCTGCGGGGCGGCGGCGAACGCCTGGGTCGCCGCGCCCAGGGTGAGCGCCGCCAGGGTGGCGGCGACGGTGCCGAGCTTCACGGTACTGCGCATCATGGGTGACTCTTCCTCAGATCCGTTCGGTGAACGTGATCATCCTGCCGAGCGGACGGACCCGGTCGGTATCCGGATCAACCCTGAGGTGCCCCGGAGACGACCCGCATACGATGGGCCCACCGAAGACAGGGGGCAGATGGTGATCAGCTGGGTGTACGCCTTCGTGGACCGGCCGCGGGAGCGGTTCGAGCGGGCGGCGGAGTTCTGGACGGCCGTGACCGGCACCTCGCTCTCGCCCCGGCGCGGGGCCGACGGGGAGTTCGCCACCTTCGTGCCGGCGGCGGGGGACGCCCACCTGAAGCTCCAGGGCGTCGACGCCCCGGCGGGTGGGGCGCACCTGGACCTGGTGGTGGACGATGTCGCCGCGACGGCCGACCGGGCGATCGCGCTCGGAGCGGCGCTGGTGGCCGACCACGGGAGCCTGCTGGTGCTCGACTCGCCTGGCGGCCTGGGGTTCTGCGTGGTCGGGTCGCGCGGGGAGGCGGTGCGCTCGGAGGTGTTCGAGGGGACCCGGCTCGACCAGGTGTCGATCGACGTGGCACCGCACGCGCACGACGCCGAGACGGCGTTCTGGAGCGAGCTGACGGGCTGGCCCGTGCTGACCGGCTCGCGCCCGGAGTTCCGTGCGGTGCAGTCGCCGGCCTCGCTGCCGGTGCGCCTGCTGATCCAGCGCCTGGACGAGCCGGCCGCGACCCGGGCGCACCTGGACTTCTCCTGCGCGGACGTGGCCGCCACCCGGGCCCGCCACGAGGCGCTGGGCGCGGTCGTGGTCGCCGAGTTCCCGTACTGGGTGGTGCTGCGCGACCCGGCGGGCGGCGTGTACTGCCTGACGTCGCGCAACCCGGAGACGGGCAGGCTGGGTTGAGCGCTCGGGGCGTGTCGTGGCGGGCCCGCCCCGCCACAACGCCGTCCTCCTCCCGCTGGTGCCGGCCGTCCGGGAGGCCTGGTCGGTGATCGACGGGCGCCCGCGCCCGTCGATGCCGCCGGACTGCCTGCGGGCGGCTGTCAGTGCCGGGCGGGAGGATTGTGTCCATGATCGAGACCACCGCTCCGCTGTCCTCCGCCCAGTACGGCGATGCCGTCGCGGCCGCCGTGCAGGCCGCCGCCGCCTACTACTCGGACGGGTCCACCACGCTCGGGGACGACGAGTACGACGCCTTGGTCAAGGCGATCGAGGCCTACGAGACGCTGCACCCGGACGAGGTGCTGCCGCACTCGCCCACTGGAAAGGTCGCCGGCGGCGCGGCCACCGGCGACGTGCCGCACAGCGTGCCGATGCTCTCGCTCGACAACGTCTTCTCCGCGGAGGAGCTCGCGGACTGGGCCACCAACCTGGAGCGCCGACTGGGCCGGCCCGCCGCGGGCTTCTGCGTCGAGCCGAAGCTGGACGGGCTGGCGGTCGCCGCCCGCTACACCGCCGGCCGCCTCGCGCGGCTGATCACCCGTGGCGACGGCCTGGCGGGCGAGGACATCACCCACGCCGCCGAGGCCGTGCTGGGCCTGCCGGAGCTGCTCGGTGAGTCGATCGACGTCGAGATCCGCGGCGAAGTCCTTTTCACCCAGGCCCAGTTCGACCATGCCAACGAGACCCGCACGGCCCACGGCGCGGCCCCGTTCGCGAACCCGCGCAACGCCGTCGCCGGCACCCTGCGGGCCAAGGACCGCCCCTACCGGGTCGAGTCGACCTTCTTCGGCTACGACGCCGTCGGCCTGCCCGCCGAGCTGTCGCACACCGCGCTGCTGGAGCGCCTGGCCGAGCTCGGCGCCAACACCGCCCGCAGCACCGCGGCCCACCCGCGGCACTGCGCCACCGTCGAGGAGGCCCAGCAGCGCGTCCAGGAGATCGCCGACCTGCGCGTCGAGCTGCCGTTCGGCATCGACGGCGTCGTGGTCAAGGCGGACGCCGCCGCCGACCAGGAGCTGGCCGGCGCCGGCTCGCGGGCGCCGCGCTGGGCCGTGGCCCGCAAGCTGCCGGCCGTGCACAAGGTCACCCGGCTGCTCGGGGTGGAGTGGAACGTGGGCCGCACCGGGATCATCGCCCCGCGCGGCGTGCTGGAGCCCGTCGTCATCGACGGGGTGACCGTCACCTACGCGACCCTGCACAACCCGGCGGACATCACCCGCCGCGACCTGATGATCGGCGACCGGGTGTTCGTCTACCGGGCCGGCGACGTGATCCCGCGCGTCGAGGCGCCGCTGGTCGACGAGCGCACCGGCGCCGAACAGCCCATCACCTTCCCCGAGGTCTGCCCCCGCTGCGGGGACGCGATCGACACCGGCGAGCAGCGCTGGCGCTGCGTGCGCGGCCGCAACTGCCAGGCGGTGGCGGGCATCCGCTACGCCGTCGGGCGCGACCAGCTCGACATCGAGGGCCTCGGCGGCACCCGCGCCGTCCAGCTGGTCGAGGCCGGCCTGGTCACCGACCTGGCCGACCTGTTCACCCTGACCCGCGAGCAGCTCCTCGCCCTGGACCGGATGGGCGAGACCAGCACCGACAACCTGCTCGCGGCGATCGAGACGGCCCGGGCCCAACCGCTGAACCGGGTCTTCTGCGCCCTCGGGGTCCGTGGCACGGGCCGGAGCATGTCGCGCCGGATCGCCGCGCACTTCGGCTCCATGGCCGCGATCCGCGCGGCCGACGCCGAGGCGCTCGCCCAGGTGGACGGGATCGGCGCGGAGAAGGCCCGGGTGATCGTCGCCGAACTCGTCGAACTGGCGCCGCTGATCGACCGGTTGCTCGCGCAGGAGGTCGGCACCGCCGTCACTGTGCCGACCGCGCCGGCTGTCGCGACGGGTGCTGCGGCTGACGGCGGACCGACCGAGGGCGGCGGGTCGGCGGAGGGCGGCGGGTCGGCGGAGGGCGGATCCGGCCCACTGGCCGGTGAGGCCGTGGTCGTGACCGGCAGCATGACCGGCCGGCTCGCCGAGCTGTCCCGCAACGAGGTGAACGAACTCATCGAGCGGGCCGGCGGCAAGGCCTCCGGCTCGGTCTCCAAGAGGACCACCCTGCTGGTGGCCGGCGAGAAGGCCGGCTCCAAGCGGGCCAAGGCCGAGGAGCTCGGCATCCGCATCCTCACGCCCGAGGAGTTCGCCGAGCTGGTCGCGGACCAGCTCGGCTGAACCGGCCGGGCTCAGCCGCTGCGGGTCAGGGTGTCGAGGGCGGCATGCCCGGAGCAGGTCGGGTCAGGGTGCCGGAGCCGCCGTCCACCTCCAGGTGCAGGGTGCCGCCCGGGTTGAGCGTGTACACCCGCGGCTTGCCGTCCGGGGTACAGCCGAGGCCGCCGGACAGCGCCGAGATCTTCAGCACGACCTGGTTGTTGCTCGCCGACTCCAGGTAGTCGGTGCCGGTGCAGGTCATGCCGTTCGGCCAGAGGGTGGTGGCGGTGGCGACCACCTGGTCCACCTGGCCCTGGTGCAGGGTGACCTGGTAGCTGACCGAGCCGAGGACGCCCGGCTCGCTCAGGGTGCCACTCCAAGAACCGAGGTACGCCTGCGGGATCGCCCCTGAGACTGCTGAGGCTGACGGGGTGGCAGGTGCGGCGGTGGACGGTTTGGGCTCTTGTCGGGGCGGTGCGCTGCTCGTCGCCGGCGGCTGCGCGGCGGGCGGTGACTGGCCGTTGGTCGACGAGCCGTCACCGCTGGTCAGCCACAGGGTGGTCCCGACCGCCACCGCCGCGACCAGCACGGACGCGCCCAGCACGGCGGGCCAGCGGCGTCGCGGCGCTTGTGGTTGTGCTCGGGGCTGCGGGTGCGCTTGTGGGTACGGGGCGTACGGCGGGGCCGGGTGGCCGCCGCCGTACGGGTTGTCGGGCGCGCCGAAGACCCCGGTCGGCGGGCCCAGGTGCGGCTGCCCCGCCGGGCCGCCACCGGGCAGCCCGGTCGCCGGCGCGGTGGGCGGCGCGGTGGGCGGCGGCCCGGCCGGTCCCGGCACGTGGTCCAGGTTCAGTAGTTCCTCCGCCTGCCGTCCCACCGCCGCCGCCAGGGCGCCCGGCAGCCAGGCTCCCTCGCGCGGCCGGACCAGCCCCGCACCGGAGGCGTCGAGCCGCGCGGCGAGCTCCGCCGGCGCCGGCCGCTGCGCCGGATCCTTGGCCAGACAGGCCGTCACGATCCCGTGCAGCTGAGCGTCCAGGCCCGTCAACTCCGGTTCCTCGTAAGCGACCTTGAAGAGCAGGGCCGCCGTGCTGAGGCCCTCGCCGAACGGCTGCGCCCCTGTCGCCGCGTAGGCCAGCACGGTGCCGAGCGAGAAGACGTCGGACGGCGGCCCGACCTCCCGCCCGAGGGCCTGCTCCGGCGACATGAACCCCGGCGAGCCGATCACCAGGCCGGAGCGGGTCAGTGAGCTGGTGGCGTCCAGGGCCCGGGCGATGCCGAAGTCGATCAGCCGCGGTCCGTCGAAGGTGAGCAGCACGTTGGACGGCTTGACGTCCCGGTGCACCAGGCCGAGCGCGTGCACCGCGGCGAGCGCCTCGGCCAGTCCGACGCCCAGCACCCGCACCGAGTCGACCGGCAGCGGCCCGAACTCCCGGACGGCCGCGCCGAGCGCCGGGCCCGCGATGTAGCCGGTGGCGACCCAGGGGTGGCGGCTCTCGGTGTCCGCGTCCAGCACCGGCGCGGTCCATTCGCCGCCGACCAGCCGGGCCGCCTGGACCTCCTGCCGGAACCGGGCGCGGAACTCGCGGTCCTCGGCCAGCTCGCTGCGCACCACCTTGAGGGCGACCGCACGGCCCCCCGCCGTGCGCCCCAGGTACACCCGACCCATCCCGCCCGCACCCAGCCGCCGCAGCACCCGGTACTCACCGACCTGACGCGGGTCGTCCGGCTCCAGTGGCTCCATGACCTGCTTCCCTCCCCAACCCCACCGGCCCGCCTCCCCGGCCGACCCGGCACGACCGTACACCGGTGCGTGGCGGCTCGGGGCGGCGAAGTGCCTATAGAGGGAAGGTGTGATGACGAAGCATCAGGTAAGGCGAACCGTTGGCGCCCTAGTTCGGAGTGGTGGGATTCAGGCTCGCCCCCGGGACGGCCAGGAGGAGTCCCGCTACGGCCATACCTGCTCGTGCGATGACCGGCCACGACGCGACGGTGGGAGCTCCGGTTCGGGGCGGCGTTGCGCTGGACCGGCAACGCGGGGATCCCGGGATCCGGTGCCCGTAGGATCGGCCGGGTTCGATCACGTGTGGTGGGAGGGGTCACCGGTGGTACTCCAGGTGCGGGGCGTGGTGCTGCCGGAGCGGGAGGAGCGGTCCTTCTGGATCGACGGTGACCGCCTGCGGACCGAGCCCGTGCGCGGCGCCGAGCTCGTGGTGGACGGCGGCTGGCTGCTGCCCGGATTGGTGGACGCCCATACCCACCCCGGCACCGAGGACCGGGCCGTCCCGTTCGGCGACCAGGTGCTCCGTCGGCACCTGGTGGCGCACCGGGACGCGGGCGTGCTGCTGGTCCGGACCCCCGGGTCCGCAGCCCGGATCCCCGGCTGGGTGGACGAGGACCCGGAGCTGCCCCGGGTGCGGTCGGCCGGGCGCTGGCTGGCGACGCCCGGGCGGTTCTTCCCCGGCTTCGGACGGGACGTCGACGAGGCCGACCTTGCGCGCGCCGCCGTGGAGGAGGCGCAGGCGTCCTCGGGCTGGTGCAAGGTGGTCGCCGACTGGCGGTTCGACCAGCCCGCGCTGCCGCTGGAGGTGCTGCGCGCGGTGGTCACGGCCGTGCACGCGGTCGGCGGCAAGGTGGCCGCGCACTGCCAAACCGCCGACGGCTGCCGCAACGCCGTCGAGGCCGGGGTCGACAGCCTGGAGCACGGGATGCACCTGGACCCCGGCCTGCTGGACCTGATGGCCGCTCAGGGCACCGCCCTCGTCCCCACCCTCAGCGTCTTCGGCGCGGGCGCCGACCGGATGCGCGCCGCCGAGCCGAGCGCCCGCCGCGACTGGTGGCTGGCCGGCTGGGCGGGGATGCTGCCGACCGTGCGGGCCGCGCACGAGGCCGGGGTCACCCTGCTGGCCGGGACGGACAGCTTCCCGTGCGGCACCGTCGGCTCCGAGGTGGAGTGGCTGGTCCGGGCCGGACTGCCGGCCGAGATCGCGCTCGGCGCGGCCTCCTGGGCGGCGCGCGACTGGCTCGGCCTGCCCGGACTGGTCGAGGGCGCCCCCGCCGACCTGGTCGCCTACGACGCCGATCCGACCCTCGACCCGTCGGTTCTCGCCCACCCCAGCCGCATCATCCTGCGCGGCCGGATCATCGCCTGACGAAGGACGGGAGGACGGGAGGGCGGAGGTTCGTGACGTGTTCTCGGAAGTCGACGTGATCGACGTTCTGCGCAAGCTGGCACGGGCTGGAGTGACGGCGCGGGTGGACGGCGGATGGGGCGTGGACGCGCTGGTCGGTGCGACCACGCGCGCCCGCTCCGGCCTCGACCTGGTCGTGCTGCCGGCCGAACTGCCGGCGGCGCTCGATGTTCGGCGCGAAGGAGGAGAAGTGACATCGCACCAGGGCTACGGCTGGCCGACCGACAAACTCACCGCCCTCCGGCTCGGTCCGCGGCTCGTCACCGAGGTGCCGGCCTCGCGCCCGGGCCGGCGGGCGTTCGTGGATGTCACGCCGGTTCGGGGCGGGACGGGCTTCCGAGTGGACCACCGCGAGTACGAGGCCGACCAGACCGAGGGCTTCGACTACGACATCGGCGAGGAGCTGGTGCGCACCGCCTCGGCGGCGGACGAGGGCGAGCTGTTGCGCGTGCTCGACGCTTGGCGGCTGTCCCCGGCGGGCTTCGAGTACCCCTGGAACACCGACGACCCTCGGTAGCGACAGCTGACCCGGTGTCAGCAAAACCACCTCCTGTCCTGCCCCAGCGCTCATACACTTCCCACACGACCCAGGCTCCGGACCGTGAGGGGATGCTTCGTGGCGTCACGTCGTCCTGCCCGCAGGCGCTACTACCGTCGACGGCGCGCGAACAGTGGGCTCTGGATCGCGCTCCTGGTCGGTGCCGTGATCCTGCTGCTGATCGTGCGGACGGTCTCGGAGCACCCGCTCGGGGCGGCCGTCCTGGTCGTGCTCCTCGCCGGGGCCGCAGTTGGCGGTTACCTGGTCCACCAGCGACAGCAGCAGGCACGGTTCGAGCTGCGGGCGACCCACGCGTACACGCTCGCCGAGTACCACCGGATGACCGCGACCCAGTTCGAGCGGGCGCTCGCGGACCTGTGCCGGCGGGACGGGTGCACCAGGGTCAAAGTAGTGGGCGGCGCGGGCGACTTGGGCGCCGACGTGATCGCCATGACGCCCGCCGGGCAGCGCCTGGTGCTCCAGGCGAAGCGGTACGCCCCCAGCACCAAGGTCGGCTCGGGCGACATGCAGAAGGTCGGCGGCACCGCCCGCCAGATCCACGGCGCGGACATCGCAGCGGTGGTGACCACCTCCACCTTCACCCGGCACGCCCTCGACTACAGCCGCCGCCTCGGCATCCGCACGTACGATGGCACCGCACTCGCCGGCTGGGCGAGCCGCACGGGTCCGGCGCCTTGGGAGTGAAGCGGTGTTCGCCTTGCCAGAGGGATCGTGGTGGGACT of Kitasatospora viridis contains these proteins:
- a CDS encoding SDR family NAD(P)-dependent oxidoreductase translates to MARAAVAQLGAKPLQGKVALVTGGSRGIGAATARSLAEAGADVAISYVASAEKALAVVEELVALGVRAQAYQADQADAEQVARLVTTAAADFGRLDVLVNNAGVFAGGTVDDPEADGAALERQLAINVGGVTAAIRAAATVLAEDGRIVTVGSNLASRPTRPGMADYAATKAAIVAFSKAAALDLAHRRITVNVVQSGSVATDMNPEDGPGSDAQRALSALGRYGRPEEIAAGIVFLAGPTASFITGTTLNIDGGYLA
- a CDS encoding TetR/AcrR family transcriptional regulator encodes the protein MTGRPRGFDKDEKLDRAMRVFWRHGYEGTSMADLTAAMGINRPSLYAAYGNKEALFRQCLDRYREGPAGHVRTALAQPTARAAAEHLLHGVIAVVTGGEGPGCLLIQGALTTSAEAEPVRADAVARRLAGEADLCERFERAKEEGEFAPETDVADLAEYLYTVSYGLAVRAAGGATREELRRTVDLALRAWPSR
- a CDS encoding serine hydrolase domain-containing protein, with product MMRSTVKLGTVAATLAALTLGAATQAFAAAPQAGQLPPLDPAALQAAIQPQPGDGVAGVIARVGEPGGRLWRGSSTDQVTGRQIPANAHFHIGSISKAFEATVVLQLAAEGRIDLDQTVQYYLPGLLPDDFQPITVRELLNHTSGLPDVDEGAPAQSNDQLIADRADYRTFDQIIQQTLRPAHRPWPGPHFAPGTEQEYNSLGYRIAGKLIEQVTGHSFRDEVSERILQPLHLDQTSVPEDHLAMPRPYLHGYLTNSQGVNVDVSEQGGDPSNMISTPADLDHFITALFKGKLLPAAQLDEMFTFPKGDDGKVVPYAGTFECAVNGKPGPACFGAGLMATPLPGGQLLWGKTGHDLGYANGMFATRDLTMRGVFSLSNTTGNDGPNELSSRLLMAVLMPHKN
- a CDS encoding VOC family protein, whose product is MVISWVYAFVDRPRERFERAAEFWTAVTGTSLSPRRGADGEFATFVPAAGDAHLKLQGVDAPAGGAHLDLVVDDVAATADRAIALGAALVADHGSLLVLDSPGGLGFCVVGSRGEAVRSEVFEGTRLDQVSIDVAPHAHDAETAFWSELTGWPVLTGSRPEFRAVQSPASLPVRLLIQRLDEPAATRAHLDFSCADVAATRARHEALGAVVVAEFPYWVVLRDPAGGVYCLTSRNPETGRLG
- the ligA gene encoding NAD-dependent DNA ligase LigA, with amino-acid sequence MIETTAPLSSAQYGDAVAAAVQAAAAYYSDGSTTLGDDEYDALVKAIEAYETLHPDEVLPHSPTGKVAGGAATGDVPHSVPMLSLDNVFSAEELADWATNLERRLGRPAAGFCVEPKLDGLAVAARYTAGRLARLITRGDGLAGEDITHAAEAVLGLPELLGESIDVEIRGEVLFTQAQFDHANETRTAHGAAPFANPRNAVAGTLRAKDRPYRVESTFFGYDAVGLPAELSHTALLERLAELGANTARSTAAHPRHCATVEEAQQRVQEIADLRVELPFGIDGVVVKADAAADQELAGAGSRAPRWAVARKLPAVHKVTRLLGVEWNVGRTGIIAPRGVLEPVVIDGVTVTYATLHNPADITRRDLMIGDRVFVYRAGDVIPRVEAPLVDERTGAEQPITFPEVCPRCGDAIDTGEQRWRCVRGRNCQAVAGIRYAVGRDQLDIEGLGGTRAVQLVEAGLVTDLADLFTLTREQLLALDRMGETSTDNLLAAIETARAQPLNRVFCALGVRGTGRSMSRRIAAHFGSMAAIRAADAEALAQVDGIGAEKARVIVAELVELAPLIDRLLAQEVGTAVTVPTAPAVATGAAADGGPTEGGGSAEGGGSAEGGSGPLAGEAVVVTGSMTGRLAELSRNEVNELIERAGGKASGSVSKRTTLLVAGEKAGSKRAKAEELGIRILTPEEFAELVADQLG
- a CDS encoding serine/threonine-protein kinase, with amino-acid sequence MEPLEPDDPRQVGEYRVLRRLGAGGMGRVYLGRTAGGRAVALKVVRSELAEDREFRARFRQEVQAARLVGGEWTAPVLDADTESRHPWVATGYIAGPALGAAVREFGPLPVDSVRVLGVGLAEALAAVHALGLVHRDVKPSNVLLTFDGPRLIDFGIARALDATSSLTRSGLVIGSPGFMSPEQALGREVGPPSDVFSLGTVLAYAATGAQPFGEGLSTAALLFKVAYEEPELTGLDAQLHGIVTACLAKDPAQRPAPAELAARLDASGAGLVRPREGAWLPGALAAAVGRQAEELLNLDHVPGPAGPPPTAPPTAPATGLPGGGPAGQPHLGPPTGVFGAPDNPYGGGHPAPPYAPYPQAHPQPRAQPQAPRRRWPAVLGASVLVAAVAVGTTLWLTSGDGSSTNGQSPPAAQPPATSSAPPRQEPKPSTAAPATPSASAVSGAIPQAYLGSWSGTLSEPGVLGSVSYQVTLHQGQVDQVVATATTLWPNGMTCTGTDYLESASNNQVVLKISALSGGLGCTPDGKPRVYTLNPGGTLHLEVDGGSGTLTRPAPGMPPSTP
- a CDS encoding amidohydrolase family protein: MVLQVRGVVLPEREERSFWIDGDRLRTEPVRGAELVVDGGWLLPGLVDAHTHPGTEDRAVPFGDQVLRRHLVAHRDAGVLLVRTPGSAARIPGWVDEDPELPRVRSAGRWLATPGRFFPGFGRDVDEADLARAAVEEAQASSGWCKVVADWRFDQPALPLEVLRAVVTAVHAVGGKVAAHCQTADGCRNAVEAGVDSLEHGMHLDPGLLDLMAAQGTALVPTLSVFGAGADRMRAAEPSARRDWWLAGWAGMLPTVRAAHEAGVTLLAGTDSFPCGTVGSEVEWLVRAGLPAEIALGAASWAARDWLGLPGLVEGAPADLVAYDADPTLDPSVLAHPSRIILRGRIIA
- a CDS encoding nucleotidyltransferase domain-containing protein, giving the protein MFSEVDVIDVLRKLARAGVTARVDGGWGVDALVGATTRARSGLDLVVLPAELPAALDVRREGGEVTSHQGYGWPTDKLTALRLGPRLVTEVPASRPGRRAFVDVTPVRGGTGFRVDHREYEADQTEGFDYDIGEELVRTASAADEGELLRVLDAWRLSPAGFEYPWNTDDPR
- a CDS encoding restriction endonuclease — its product is MASRRPARRRYYRRRRANSGLWIALLVGAVILLLIVRTVSEHPLGAAVLVVLLAGAAVGGYLVHQRQQQARFELRATHAYTLAEYHRMTATQFERALADLCRRDGCTRVKVVGGAGDLGADVIAMTPAGQRLVLQAKRYAPSTKVGSGDMQKVGGTARQIHGADIAAVVTTSTFTRHALDYSRRLGIRTYDGTALAGWASRTGPAPWE